Proteins from a single region of Hordeum vulgare subsp. vulgare chromosome 6H, MorexV3_pseudomolecules_assembly, whole genome shotgun sequence:
- the LOC123401463 gene encoding uncharacterized protein LOC123401463: protein MAYLPPHRRHSSSTEPPSPPTSSLQSLSISSNPRGRHHLRPSNNKIIHAAGCVSRWSPLPPFPPGSDDAESSRLVPFPCDPIERKTGAKPLVLAPSSPKISPGSTEAAVAAIVDRFFPDLLAAAERATATAHDAPPTEDEEVKLSLLARVGKVLFQPGPSGGPVSLDSVRDAAKAGAEGSKSQVRKSFYTNLPGKCVDEIGQYIGKLTDLEFDSSKEHYHVKVFDKQRSDSTMSCKCTVQEDGKLAIHKVELNQIRQLVEDISCLFNDLDLRLMLSTKRILKNIDPEVEDAIKSLVSSAIVDPDAKGGLRWAFGNESIGERFSIVGVWHTSYKAFRNKTLRLKLRCADRFDHRSSTGEISNEVTFKLTGISKRLQDGNQEVDTLKGMLESAVQMIWDTVLTYKI from the exons ATGGCCTACCTCCCGCCTCACCGGCGCCACTCCAGCAGCACCGAGCCCCCTTCGCCGCCCACCTCCTCCCTGCAGTCCCTCTCCATCTCCTCCAACCCTCGAGGGCGCCACCACCTCCGCCCGTCCAACAACAAGATCATCCACGCCGCGGGCTGCGTCTCCCGCTGGTCCCCGCTCCCGCCCTTCCCACCGGGCTCCGACGACGCCGAATCTTCCCGCCTCGTTCCCTTCCCCTGCGATCCCATCGAGCGAAAGACCGGCGCCAAGCCCCTCgtcctcgccccctcctccccaaaaaTCTCCCCCGGCTCCACGGAGGCCGCGGTCGCGGCCATCGTCGACAGGTTCTTTCCGGACCTCCTAGCCGCGGCGgagagggcgacggcgacggcgcacGATGCGCCGCCCACGGAAGACGAGGAGGTGAAGCTGAGCCTCTTGGCAAGGGTGGGCAAGGTCCTGTTCCAACC CGGACCTAGCGGCGGACCCGTCTCCCTAGACTCTGTTCGCGACGCAGCAAAAGCAGGGGCAGAAGGATCCAAGAGCCAGGTCCGTAAATCGTTCTATACGAATTTGCCCGGCAAGTGTGTGGATGAGATTGGGCAATATATTGGGAAGCTGACGGATCTGGAGTTCGATTCATCAAAAGAGCACTACCATGTCAAG GTGTTTGACAAGCAGCGAAGTGATTCCACCATGTCTTGCAAATGCACCGTGCAAGAGGATGGGAAGCTTGCAATCCACAAG GTTGAATTGAACCAGATACGGCAGCTGGTGGAAGACATATCCTGCCTGTTTAATGATCTTGATTTAAGGCTGATGTTGAGTACGAAAAGGATCCTGAAAAACATAGAC CCTGAAGTGGAAGATGCCATAAAGAGCTTAGTATCTTCAGCCATTGTTGatcctgatgccaaagggggacttAGATGGGCATTTGGGAATGAGTCGATTGGTGAGAGGTTCAGCATAGTTGGAGTGTGGCATACAAGCTATAAAGCTTTCAGGAATAAAACCTTAAGGTTGAAGCTAAGGTGTGCTGACCGGTTTGACCACCGCAGCTCCACCGGAGAGATTTCCAATGAAGTTACCTTCAAGCTAACTGGCATATCCAAGAGACTGCAG GATGGGAATCAAGAGGTGGACACTCTGAAGGGGATGTTGGAGTCTGCGGTGCAGATGATCTGGGATACTGTTTTGACCTATAAGATCTAG